The following DNA comes from Bos indicus isolate NIAB-ARS_2022 breed Sahiwal x Tharparkar chromosome 3, NIAB-ARS_B.indTharparkar_mat_pri_1.0, whole genome shotgun sequence.
AGGAGAATGTGAAATACTGAGAGCAGAAcagtcttattttaaattaaaaaatacagtttcatACATTAGTCATTGTTGTTGATAGCACATAAGTACATTCAAGTAAGCTTCTTTACTGATTGTTGTTTTGTTACCTTTATGGAGTTTTAAGTGACAAAAGTTTTACTTTTGTGTAATATGTAACACTTTACATTATTCTCTAGTGTAGAATGTCCACAGTAAATTTACTTAGgtaagataattttctttttattaacaaTCTCATATAtaagattttagattttttttcagtctgtagcatattcatttatattgtgtgtgtctgtgtgtgtgtgtgtctgtgtgtgtgtgtttatgttgcTTTGCTCTAcacattttgtatatatacagTTTGGGGGGTGTTGTTGCCTaattcaaaggaaaaattaaCCTCTGCAACACTAAAAATCTTTCAGTTTCTTCAAGTGTTTCTTCATTCTTGAAAAATTATTAGGGTCTTAATATAATGAGTAGAATTAAGCGACTGAAAATGTGTACTTTCAACTCTCCATGCGTTCTAAGGATAATCTTTCTTTCATGcaaatctaaaatttttttttccattttctagacTAAATGTGTTAAATGGGCTTACCAACAATATGGATGATTTGAAGATAAACACCGATGTTACTGGTGCTAAAGAAGAACTCCTAGATGACAACAGTTTTATATCAGACAAAGAGAGTGGAGTTCATAAACCAAAAGATTGTCAAGCATCATTTCAGAAAAACAATACATTCACTTTGCCTGAAGAACTGTCAAAGGACAAATCTGAAAAAGCCTTAAGTGGAGGCCAGTCTACTCTGTTTATACATGCTGGTGCTCCTACTGTTTCTAGTGAAAACTTTATTTTGCCTAAGGGAGCTGCTGTTAATGGACCAGTTTCACACTCCTCCTTAACTAAGACTTCCAATATGAATAAAGGCAGTGTTTcgttaaccactggacagcctgTGGATCAGCCAACAACAGAATCTTGTTCAGGTTTGAAGGTGGCAGCCGATCTTCAGCTGTCTACACCACAGAAAGCAAGTCAacatcaagttttatttttattatcagatGTAGCACATGCTAAGAATCCAACCCATTCCATTAAAAAACTACCTACCTCTGCTTCAATTGGTTGTGACATTCAGAATTCAGTAGGGAGTGGTATAAAGTCAGATAGCACTTTAATAAATCAAGTAGAGGTGGGTGAGGATAGTGAAGATTTATTGGTAAAAAATGATTGTGTCAGTACATTAACAGGAATTTCCTCAGGTACAGATGAATTTAGGTCAGACAATGATACAAACTGGGATCCCCAAAAAGAGTTCATTCAATTTCTTATAACTAATGACGACACAGTAGATAAAGCTCCAGTTCACTCTAAAGTAGgtctggaaaaaaagagaaagcgaAAAATGGATGTAAGCAAGATAACTCGTTATACCGAAGATTGCTTTAGTGATTCTAACTGTGTACCCAATAAGTCAAAAATGCTAGAAGTAGACTTTATGGAACAGAATGAAGATGTGCAAGCAATAGACTCACGGACATATGCATTATCACAAGTGAAACCTGAATCAGCTGATGAAGACTTGGAATCCGTGGATACTTTTCAACATCTAATTTTTAACTCAGATAAGTGTGGAGAAGACAGTTCACCTGTTCATACTAGCACTTTTCTTTCAAAtaccttaaaaaagaaatgtgaagaaaGTGATTCCGAGTCACCTGTTACTTTTAGCACCGAAGAGCCATCATTCTACCCCTGTACAAAGTGCAATGtgaattttagggagaaaaagcaTCTCCACAGGCATATGATGTATCATTTAGATGGGAATAGTCACTTTCGTCATCTTAATGTCCCAAGGCCATATGCTTGTAGAGAATGTGGACGGACATTTCGAGATCGTAACTCACTGCTAAAGCATATGATTATTCAccaagaaagaagacagaaattgATGGAGGAAATACGTGAATTGAAAGAACTTCAGGATGAAGGAAGAAGTGCACGATTACAATGCCCTCAGTGTGTGTTTGGTACCAATTGCCCTAAAACATTTGTGCAACATGCTAAAACCcatgaaaaagataaaaggtaCTACTGCTGTGAAGAGTGTAACTTTATGGCAGTGACAGAAAATGAGCTGGAATGCCATCGAGGAATTGCCCATGGAGCAGTGGTAAAATGCCCTATTGTCAGTTCTGATGTAGTCcagagaaaaacacacaaaaaagcattCATGAAAGACCCCATTATAGGATCATCCAAAAAATCGGCTACCTATATATGTAAGATGTGTCCTTTTACTACTTCAGtcaagagtatttttaaaaaacacatggaATACTTGCATTCATCATCATGCATTGATTCATTTGGCAGTCCTCTTGGGCTTGATAAAAGAAAAAGTGACATAATTGAAGAACCTATAGATACTGATAGTTCTAAACCATTAACTAAACAACAGTCAACAACATTTCCAAAGAACTCTGCTTTAAAACAAGATGTAAAGCGAACATTTGGATCATCCTCACAATcaagtaatttttcaaaattccatAAACGGCCACACAGAATACAAAAGGCTCGGAAAAGCATTGCCCAGTCAGGTGTAAATGTGTGCAGTCAAAACAGTTCTCCTCACAAGACTGTTATGATTAAAAGCAGCATTGACCAAAAACCTAAGTATTTCCatcagacagcaaaagaaaaatctaatGCCAAGGCAAATAGCAACTATTTATATAGACATAAATatgaaaactacagaatgatcaaaAAATCAGGTGAATCATATCCTCTGCATTTCAAAAAAGAGGAAGCTAGTTCATTAAATTCTTTACATCTGTTTTCATCAAGTAATTCTCACAACAATAGTTTTATTTCAGACCCTCATAACTCTGACACCAAAAGGCCAGAAGGCTTCAAAGACCACAGGCGTGTAGCTGTAAAGAGAGTAGTTAAGGAATCTAAGAAGGAAAGTTCTGTTGGAGGAGAAGACTTGGATAGCTATCCAGATTTCTTGCATAAGATGACCGTTGTTGTTTTGCAAAAACTTAATTCTACCGAAAAGAAAGATAGCTATGAAACAGAAGATGAAAGTTCCTGGGACAATGTTGAGCTAGGTGACTACACTACACAGACTATAGAAGATGAAACCTATCATGATATTAATCAAGAACATGTAAACATATTCCCTCTATTTAAAAGCAAGGTGGAAGGTCAACAGTCTGGGGAAAATGCTACACTTAGTTATGATCAGAATGATggcttttattttgaatattatgaaGATGGTGGAACCAATAACTTTTTGCATGAGATTCATGATCCTCagcatttagaaaatgcagaaactgCATTGTCAAAGCATAGTTCTGTTTTTCACTGGACTGATTTGTCTCTTGAGAAGAAATCGTGTCCTTACTGCCCAGCAACATTTGAAACAGGTGTTGGGTTGTCAAATCATGTCAGGGGACATCTTCACAGAGCAGGATTAAGCTATGAAGCCCGCCATGTTGTATCACCAGAACAAATAGCCACAAGTGACAAAATGCAGCATTTCAAAAGAACTGGCACAGGAACACCTATTAAGCGAGttagaaaaggtaagttttcacgTGGATAATTTGGGCTAGTATGTCCATATTCGAATTCAAAGGATTTGAAGGTTTTGCTCAAATTTGACCTTCATTAGAATCACATAATTTCGTATTTCAGAGTTAATTTGTTTTGAGGagttcaatttataaaaaaattctgatattactcttaaaaatttttttttagctataGAGAAGTCTGAAACCACTTCTGAACACACTTGTCAGCTCTGTGGTGGTTGGTTTGATACTAAAATTGGATTATCAAATCATGTTAGAGGCCACCTGAAAAGACTTGGAAAGACCAAGTGGGATGCTCACAAATCTCCAATCTGTGTTCTGAATGAGATgatgcaaaatgaagaaaaatatgaaaaaatcttAAAGGCATTGAACAGTCGTCGTATTATTCCTCGACCATTTGTAGCTCAAAAACTTGCATCGAGTGATGACTTTCTATCTCAAAATGTTATACCTCTTGAAGCATACCGTAATGGCCTAAAGACTGAAGCTTTATCAGTGTCTGCATCAGAGGAAGAAGGGCTGAGTTTCTTAAATGAATATGATGAAACTAAACCAGAACTGCCCAGTGGAAAAAAGAATCAGTCTCTTACACTCATAgaactgcttaaaaataaaaggatgggaGAAGAAAAGAATTCTTCTGTTTCTCCTCAAAAGATCCATAATCAAACTGCAAGAAAGAGGTTTGTTCAGAAATGTGTTCTTCCACTAAATGAAGATAGTCCATTGATGTATCAGCCACAAAAAATGGACTTCACTATGCACTCAGGTAAGAGGACATTTATGACTATCTTACATAACTTAAACACAATTATGTTTACCTTAGTGgaacatgtatataaaatactttCTCAGAATCCTTTATTTAAGCTGCTTTTTTGCAGAACAGAGATTGGTTACACTGTTATTTCTAGATAAATCATCAGTTGATGTTCATCAGCATTGGAgtctctgtgcctcatttcttGGTCACAGTGCAAGGtgagaacaaaagcaaaaacaaaaaactgatcaataaaaataaaatttgtcatggACGGGTGATGGTTCTTTGGATGGGAGGTTGACATTGTTCAGAAGCATAGTGTTACTGAAAAGGCTGTCATATTTTTGCCAGTGCTCCagagtgatttttgttttcaagattgtaGTTGTCCAGGTTTTCCTCCTGCGTAGGTCAAACAAACAGAATGGATTGGTGTTTGTCGTGTGTTGCCATTAACCCAAAGAAACTTCCTCCCTCTCTAATTCCTCCTTGTATTGTGAGATAGTTTGGTTTTGGAGGACTGTTGTgagtataaaacatttatttgggaTTTTAGATTTTAACAACACGTTCTATTTGAACAGAACAGATGGTTTAACCTAATGGTTGTGCAcccatagtttttccttttcaaaggaaTATTTTGTATGAGTTGGCAAATGATGTGGCAGATAAAGTTGCCAAGCTTTATTTGGTATTGCTAAGTCTGGTTTTAGACTAGAGAAATGTTGTGTCTGTATGGGTTTCTTTTGGATGTTAAGGATGCTGAAGATGAGTTTAGATGATACCATAATTTTAGCCCTAGGTTGAAGGTAAAAGTAACTTGTCAGTGaattaataatgaataaaattactATAATGTTGATTTGTTTACTTTGGGCAGACATTGGGATATTCTAAATATTTGTAATGCAGATTTGATTTGAGGAAAGATTGTCTTGAATCGTAAGTGGTCTGAAAAACAATTTATCTTGTATGGGCTTCTGGTTAATAGGGGTCTTTCTTTTGTACAAAGAGAGTCTTTTCAAAGCtaatatttcaacatttttcaGAGGGATAAAATGTAAGCAAGATGCGGCAGTTATGTTGGCCAAGGTGTAGTACACTTCAGAGAGGGGAAAGTGTATCTGTGGCTATcacaatatttgttgaaaaaaaccAGTTGAAATGTGTTGGGAGCGTGAGGGCTGTCTGAGAAGATAGGAGTTTCTTATTGCTTCAACATGTTTTCTTTACTGTGATGACTGAGATGTTAGCTTGTTGATCATTTATTTAGCACAAAGATTTTAGGAAAAAACTTCAGATCATTAACTTTCATTATTGATTGCGCATTCAGAGTAATGAACATAAAATGCCCTGAATAAAATGTTGTGTCTAACAGCTGTTCAGTGGTGTGTTTTACCACCTTTTCTCCCAGCCTTCATCAGAAAGCCTAATTTAGTATTGAGCCTTTTACGGTTTTGTGGGTAAAACACTTTAATTACCACTTTGTCAActagactttttaatttttttttttttattgataatGTTGTAAACTTTGAAACTTCTCAACAGAACTGTGCAATTCAAATCACAGGATTGTATTTTAGGTTTAGGAAATGATCTGCGTAACACAGAAATCTGCAAGAAAGTGATAATAGGTATTAAATCCAAAGATACTCAGGGGTTCAAGACAACTCCTCTTCTCCCTTTCCAAAAGAGCATGGGTTGCCTCTAAATACTAACTACAAACTAATAATAGTTAACTTAATTTCCCCTCCATATCTTAAGCTAATTCATTGAACGTTTTTTAAAACCATCTTTATTGTGGTACTTTTCTTCACGCTTTTACCTAAGAAAATTTCACTTTTTGAAGTGAGAACTggattatagttttcttttgaatGATAGGTATGCCTGTGAAGCTTAGAACATGTGTGCATTGCAATACGACGTTTACAAGTGCTGTTAGCCTGTCCAACCACTTACGCGCTTATGCACGAAAGAAGAGTGCTGGACTTTTGACTGGTACAGGTATGTTTGAACAGATAACACAGCAAGTCTGTTTGATAcaatacacttttttttccctcaccagACTGGTGCTAGTTCAGATGATATTTATAGCTTTCTTTTGTAAGCAGCAGTTGAGTCTGAACACACATTAAATTTCAGCAACTTGTAAACTATtggatataattttaattaatttattttttttcatttagctcTTATTGGCTTGATTTGAGGAAAAAGTAACCCAATAGAGGTGTGGAAACTTTTGAGTCTAcattctttttattgatttttaaattataatatttttacatttatttttgttagtaGATTCTAGTAAGACACCTCTCTTTGGTAAAAAAGAATTCTAGCTTAGGGAAATGCTTTATTTGGCAAGGATATTATAGTGAAATTTCAGATACGTAGCTAgattagaaaaataagcaaatgaacaaGTCTTCATTAATCTATAGATCAACTTTTTGAAGGGGCTAGCCTTAATAATGGCCTGTGTTTATGACTgaataaatttttcatttaatgccCCTAAGCTATATTTAGCATTAATAAATATAGCTATGCACATAAATGTTACCATGCAcatttctgtgttatttttgGTTGGTTAGCCCAACCTTGCAGATACCTTTTCATATGGCTAGCTTGTGAAAATTTTATTAGCTTACTCATATGTAATACTGCTTCTTAAATCCTATGGAATGCCTTGCTCATTTTGTTTGTAGCCTTTCAAGCAACCTTGCTTTAGCAAACTCCATCTCTCTGACATCTTAAAATACTCTCTTTTCTAAATAGATCTACATAAATCCTTTTGCCTAAAAATCTCTTTCCAGgctttttctcttgctcttttagATCACTGCCTTCTGCTTTCTTCTAGTTGTTTATCCAgctttttttattcttcctcatGTCTTCCTATGGCTTACATTCAGTATGTTCTTGCCACCAAAGAAGCACTTGTAGTCACACTAGtgtctttcttctgcttctttgctTTATCCTGACTTAATATATCACTGACTTGGGGTGACTACTGACCATTTATATTAAAAGGAGGGAAGTAGAGTGAGCTTTACTTTACTGGATTAGTCCTCATACTGTGACATTTTAGTTACTTCTAGCTTCATCAGTCTTGAAAGGTGATTGCAGACATTAGAGGCAGGGGACAGTAAAAATAAGAGGCTGTAGAAGCAGGAAATCATTATTGTTATCATAGCCACTAATTTATATTGAACACTTCTATGCATTAGACAGTATGCTGCATGCAACTTACATGCAtaacatttaatcttcacaaccaccATTTTAGTTGTACGTGTTGTAATGATCTGTATTTTATAGGAAACTAGAGATTTAGAGAACTTAAGCAAGTTGTCCAAAACTTATGCGGCTGATAGCAGACTTGAAATTTCAATCAAGGCTGTGTTATCCCGAGgtctttgtttttaatcactGTTACTTACCATATACAGAGTGACAGCAATGGAAAATCCTAAAAGTGAAGTTGGGTTCAAGGTGAGGAGTATTCTGGTGAAGAGTCTAATTAGAAGGAGCAGGGAGAGTAGTTCCCtgatggcctagtggttaggaatctgggCTTTACTGCCATGACTCAGGTTCAGTTCTTGGTTgaagaactgagatcctgcaagctgcatggtatgatcaagaaagaaaggaaaaaaagaaagagagaacatGCAATCTAATACAGGCCTATCCCAAGAAATGAGTTAGGCCTGCATTAGATTTCAGATGACTTTAGAAAATGTTCCATTCTGACTGTTTGGGCACATTACATAAATATTCACCTCCAAAAAATGGAGGTCGGGGGGAGTCTCTCCAGTCTAGATTTTGTAGTCCATTAAAAAATGCCTTTATCTCATCTGAAAATCCTTCAGAACATAGTATTAATTGCTAATAAATAACTGATCATAACCTTCCATTGACCGAGGGTGCATTCTCATGAACACTTTATCATCTAAAAAATTTCATTAGTTGGGAAAAAATACAAGATGAATGGGGATACATTTTTGTGGGCATCAGGAAAGGGGATGCTATgtttaaatgttattaaatacTAACCAAAATATCCATCAGaagtgttaaaaatataaaagtgtgtATTAGGCAGTCCAAGGGCaaagagaagggaaatgaaaagatGAAGGAAGGTGGTATTTTCCACAGCCCCCATCcactcttaaaaaatataaaaatcccaTGGTCCCTTGGAAATTCTGAAACATTTCCCctgcttttaaaaatcttgacCAGTAGAGCTACATAGAAGATATTTTTGCTGCTTATTCATGCCAATAAGAAGTTTTTATCAGCTTTATTACTGTTTTTTGTGTTCTAAGTGGAGAATT
Coding sequences within:
- the ZNF644 gene encoding zinc finger protein 644 isoform X2, which translates into the protein MDDLKINTDVTGAKEELLDDNSFISDKESGVHKPKDCQASFQKNNTFTLPEELSKDKSEKALSGGQSTLFIHAGAPTVSSENFILPKGAAVNGPVSHSSLTKTSNMNKGSVSLTTGQPVDQPTTESCSGLKVAADLQLSTPQKASQHQVLFLLSDVAHAKNPTHSIKKLPTSASIGCDIQNSVGSGIKSDSTLINQVEVGEDSEDLLVKNDCVSTLTGISSGTDEFRSDNDTNWDPQKEFIQFLITNDDTVDKAPVHSKVGLEKKRKRKMDVSKITRYTEDCFSDSNCVPNKSKMLEVDFMEQNEDVQAIDSRTYALSQVKPESADEDLESVDTFQHLIFNSDKCGEDSSPVHTSTFLSNTLKKKCEESDSESPVTFSTEEPSFYPCTKCNVNFREKKHLHRHMMYHLDGNSHFRHLNVPRPYACRECGRTFRDRNSLLKHMIIHQERRQKLMEEIRELKELQDEGRSARLQCPQCVFGTNCPKTFVQHAKTHEKDKRYYCCEECNFMAVTENELECHRGIAHGAVVKCPIVSSDVVQRKTHKKAFMKDPIIGSSKKSATYICKMCPFTTSVKSIFKKHMEYLHSSSCIDSFGSPLGLDKRKSDIIEEPIDTDSSKPLTKQQSTTFPKNSALKQDVKRTFGSSSQSSNFSKFHKRPHRIQKARKSIAQSGVNVCSQNSSPHKTVMIKSSIDQKPKYFHQTAKEKSNAKANSNYLYRHKYENYRMIKKSGESYPLHFKKEEASSLNSLHLFSSSNSHNNSFISDPHNSDTKRPEGFKDHRRVAVKRVVKESKKESSVGGEDLDSYPDFLHKMTVVVLQKLNSTEKKDSYETEDESSWDNVELGDYTTQTIEDETYHDINQEHVNIFPLFKSKVEGQQSGENATLSYDQNDGFYFEYYEDGGTNNFLHEIHDPQHLENAETALSKHSSVFHWTDLSLEKKSCPYCPATFETGVGLSNHVRGHLHRAGLSYEARHVVSPEQIATSDKMQHFKRTGTGTPIKRVRKAIEKSETTSEHTCQLCGGWFDTKIGLSNHVRGHLKRLGKTKWDAHKSPICVLNEMMQNEEKYEKILKALNSRRIIPRPFVAQKLASSDDFLSQNVIPLEAYRNGLKTEALSVSASEEEGLSFLNEYDETKPELPSGKKNQSLTLIELLKNKRMGEEKNSSVSPQKIHNQTARKRFVQKCVLPLNEDSPLMYQPQKMDFTMHSGMPVKLRTCVHCNTTFTSAVSLSNHLRAYARKKSAGLLTGTALDCKQKKSRSRSGSKKKLLTLPHGADEVYILRCRFCGLVFRGPLSVQEDWIKHLQRHIVNANLPRTGAGMVEVTSLLKKPASITETSFSLLMAEAAS
- the ZNF644 gene encoding zinc finger protein 644 isoform X3; translated protein: MRLFLQRDVNKTKSRLNVLNGLTNNMDDLKINTDVTGAKEELLDDNSFISDKESGVHKPKDCQASFQKNNTFTLPEELSKDKSEKALSGGQSTLFIHAGAPTVSSENFILPKGAAVNGPVSHSSLTKTSNMNKGSVSLTTGQPVDQPTTESCSGLKVAADLQLSTPQKASQHQVLFLLSDVAHAKNPTHSIKKLPTSASIGCDIQNSVGSGIKSDSTLINQVEVGEDSEDLLVKNDCVSTLTGISSGTDEFRSDNDTNWDPQKEFIQFLITNDDTVDKAPVHSKVGLEKKRKRKMDVSKITRYTEDCFSDSNCVPNKSKMLEVDFMEQNEDVQAIDSRTYALSQVKPESADEDLESVDTFQHLIFNSDKCGEDSSPVHTSTFLSNTLKKKCEESDSESPVTFSTEEPSFYPCTKCNVNFREKKHLHRHMMYHLDGNSHFRHLNVPRPYACRECGRTFRDRNSLLKHMIIHQERRQKLMEEIRELKELQDEGRSARLQCPQCVFGTNCPKTFVQHAKTHEKDKRYYCCEECNFMAVTENELECHRGIAHGAVVKCPIVSSDVVQRKTHKKAFMKDPIIGSSKKSATYICKMCPFTTSVKSIFKKHMEYLHSSSCIDSFGSPLGLDKRKSDIIEEPIDTDSSKPLTKQQSTTFPKNSALKQDVKRTFGSSSQSSNFSKFHKRPHRIQKARKSIAQSGVNVCSQNSSPHKTVMIKSSIDQKPKYFHQTAKEKSNAKANSNYLYRHKYENYRMIKKSGESYPLHFKKEEASSLNSLHLFSSSNSHNNSFISDPHNSDTKRPEGFKDHRRVAVKRVVKESKKESSVGGEDLDSYPDFLHKMTVVVLQKLNSTEKKDSYETEDESSWDNVELGDYTTQTIEDETYHDINQEHVNIFPLFKSKVEGQQSGENATLSYDQNDGFYFEYYEDGGTNNFLHEIHDPQHLENAETALSKHSSVFHWTDLSLEKKSCPYCPATFETGVGLSNHVRGHLHRAGLSYEARHVVSPEQIATSDKMQHFKRTGTGTPIKRVRKAIEKSETTSEHTCQLCGGWFDTKIGLSNHVRGHLKRLGKTKWDAHKSPICVLNEMMQNEEKYEKILKALNSRRIIPRPFVAQKLASSDDFLSQNVIPLEAYRNGLKTEALSVSASEEEGLSFLNEYDETKPELPSGKKNQSLTLIELLKNKRMGEEKNSSVSPQKIHNQTARKRFVQKCVLPLNEDSPLMYQPQKMDFTMHSALDCKQKKSRSRSGSKKKLLTLPHGADEVYILRCRFCGLVFRGPLSVQEDWIKHLQRHIVNANLPRTGAGMVEVTSLLKKPASITETSFSLLMAEAAS
- the ZNF644 gene encoding zinc finger protein 644 isoform X1 — protein: MRLFLQRDVNKTKSRLNVLNGLTNNMDDLKINTDVTGAKEELLDDNSFISDKESGVHKPKDCQASFQKNNTFTLPEELSKDKSEKALSGGQSTLFIHAGAPTVSSENFILPKGAAVNGPVSHSSLTKTSNMNKGSVSLTTGQPVDQPTTESCSGLKVAADLQLSTPQKASQHQVLFLLSDVAHAKNPTHSIKKLPTSASIGCDIQNSVGSGIKSDSTLINQVEVGEDSEDLLVKNDCVSTLTGISSGTDEFRSDNDTNWDPQKEFIQFLITNDDTVDKAPVHSKVGLEKKRKRKMDVSKITRYTEDCFSDSNCVPNKSKMLEVDFMEQNEDVQAIDSRTYALSQVKPESADEDLESVDTFQHLIFNSDKCGEDSSPVHTSTFLSNTLKKKCEESDSESPVTFSTEEPSFYPCTKCNVNFREKKHLHRHMMYHLDGNSHFRHLNVPRPYACRECGRTFRDRNSLLKHMIIHQERRQKLMEEIRELKELQDEGRSARLQCPQCVFGTNCPKTFVQHAKTHEKDKRYYCCEECNFMAVTENELECHRGIAHGAVVKCPIVSSDVVQRKTHKKAFMKDPIIGSSKKSATYICKMCPFTTSVKSIFKKHMEYLHSSSCIDSFGSPLGLDKRKSDIIEEPIDTDSSKPLTKQQSTTFPKNSALKQDVKRTFGSSSQSSNFSKFHKRPHRIQKARKSIAQSGVNVCSQNSSPHKTVMIKSSIDQKPKYFHQTAKEKSNAKANSNYLYRHKYENYRMIKKSGESYPLHFKKEEASSLNSLHLFSSSNSHNNSFISDPHNSDTKRPEGFKDHRRVAVKRVVKESKKESSVGGEDLDSYPDFLHKMTVVVLQKLNSTEKKDSYETEDESSWDNVELGDYTTQTIEDETYHDINQEHVNIFPLFKSKVEGQQSGENATLSYDQNDGFYFEYYEDGGTNNFLHEIHDPQHLENAETALSKHSSVFHWTDLSLEKKSCPYCPATFETGVGLSNHVRGHLHRAGLSYEARHVVSPEQIATSDKMQHFKRTGTGTPIKRVRKAIEKSETTSEHTCQLCGGWFDTKIGLSNHVRGHLKRLGKTKWDAHKSPICVLNEMMQNEEKYEKILKALNSRRIIPRPFVAQKLASSDDFLSQNVIPLEAYRNGLKTEALSVSASEEEGLSFLNEYDETKPELPSGKKNQSLTLIELLKNKRMGEEKNSSVSPQKIHNQTARKRFVQKCVLPLNEDSPLMYQPQKMDFTMHSGMPVKLRTCVHCNTTFTSAVSLSNHLRAYARKKSAGLLTGTALDCKQKKSRSRSGSKKKLLTLPHGADEVYILRCRFCGLVFRGPLSVQEDWIKHLQRHIVNANLPRTGAGMVEVTSLLKKPASITETSFSLLMAEAAS